TCGTCGTCCCCGTCCTCGGCCTGTCGCTCTCCGGCATCGCGGCGCACCCGGCTCTCGCCGAGGGCGAGGGGCCCGCGCCGGCCGCGCACAAGGTCGTCAACATCAACCAGGCCTCCGCCGACGAGATCGCCCGCCTGCCGCGCGTCGGCCCGAAGCTGGCCGGCCGCATCGTCGAGCACCGCAGCCAGCACGGCGCGTTCAAGCGCCCCGAGGACCTCATGCAGGTGAAGGGCGTCGGCGAGAAGTTCTTCACGACGCTCAAGCCCTACATCGCCGTCTCCGGCGCGACGACGCTCGCCGAGAAGGTGTCGTCCAAGGGCACGCGCGGCGGGTCCAAGAGCGCCAAGACCACCTCCGCCGGGACGAAGAAGCCTGCCAAGACGAAGGCCTGAGTCCCTCCCGCCCATGGGACGGCGCGGCGCTCGCCGGCACAGCGGCGCCGCGTCGTCCCCCCTCCTCACGCGCACGAACGGAGGAACCATGCGCGCATCCGAACGCGGCGTCTCGCTGGCCGAGCTCGCCGTCGTCCTCGCCATCCTCGGCGCCCTCTTTCTCGTGAGCATCCCGGCGCTGTCGGAGATCCTCGCGGAGGAATCGCTCGGCGCCGCCGCCCGGGAGGTCGCCGCCATCCTCCACGCCGCCCGCGCGCGCGCCGTCTTCCAGGGCGCGGACGTCGGCGTGAAGTGGGTCGCGAACGCCGGCGACCTCGTTCTCACCGTCTACCAGGACGGCAACGCCAACGGCGTGACGACAGGCGACATCAAGAAGGGCGTCGACAGGCTCGTCGCAGGTCCGTACTGGCTGGGCAGCCGCTACCAGGGCGTCAACTTCTCGTTCGTGCCCGGGATGGCCGGAACGGACCCAGGCGGCGCGCCCATCGGAAACCTCGCCGATCCCATCCGATTCGGGAATTCGAACATCTGCACGTTCTCACCGGTGGGCCACGCCTCGCCCGGCACGGTGTACCTCTCGAACCGCAGGAACCGGCAGGCCGCGGTGCGCGTCACGCCGATCAACGCGAAGATCCAGATCTGGACCTGGCACGGCAAAAAGCTGAAGTGGATCGCCCGCTGGTGACGACGGGAATCGAGCGGCTCAGCGAGGGCGAAAAGATGCCTCCGCCGCCGCGAGACGCTCGGGCGTGCCGAGGTCGAACCAGAGTCCGTCGGACGCCGAGTAGGGGACGAGCGCGAACGCGCCGTCCCGGCCCGCGGCCGACGGGGCGAGGACGTCCTTCGCGAGCTCGGCGAAGCCCTCGGGAATGCGAAGGGCGAGCGCGTCCGTCGCGGCCTGAAGGCCCGTGAAGAGCCACGGTCCCGTTGCGCCGTCGGGCCGCGGGCCGCCGACGGCCGCGAGCCGGCCCCGTGCGTCCGCCCAGAGCGGCGTGTCGCGCTGGGGGTTCTCGTTCGGTAGGACGGCGAGCGCGGACACGACGCCCGGCTCGTGCCGCGCGGCGAGGAGCCGCCCGAGGGGAAGCGTCGTCAGGACGTCGCCGTTCGCGACGAGAAAGTGCTCGCCGAGCAGCCCGCGCGCGAACGCGAGCCGGATGCCTCCGGCGGTCCCGAGAATCTTCTCCTCGAACGACCAGTCGACCGGGACGCCGGCGTACGCGTCGCCCACGGCGGCGCGCAGGGCCGGCCCGAGATGGTGCGCGTTGACCACGAATCGGTCGGCTCCCTGCCCGAGAAGATGGTCGAAGACGTGGAAGAGGATCGGCCGGCCGTTGAGCGGGAGGAGCGGCTTGGGCGTCGCGAGCGTCGCGGGCCGGAAGCGGGTCCCGAAACCGGCGGCGAGGACGAACGCGATCACGTGAACACCATGTCTTCCGGCAGAGACGGGTCTTTCTCGCGCGCGGCGAGCCAGAGCGCGACGTACGACTCGGCGATGAAGTCCGCCTCCGCGACACCCAGCTCGCCCGCCATCGCCCGCACGGCCGCTTCGGTCCCCTCGATCTCGGCGAAGAGCCCGAGCGGCGTCTCGTCCACGACGACGAGCGGGCGCGACGGGTCCACAAACGTCCACGGCGTGCGGCGCTTCTCGTATCGGAACGAGGGCTGGACGCCCAGGGCTTCGAGAATCGCGGCGACGGCTTCCGGCGATTCGACCCGGCTCTCCCATTCGAGGCGATTCTTGATTCCCCTCGAGATCTTCGGAGGTCCTTTGAAGGTCAAGAGGCCGAGCCGGTCGACAGTCCGAAGGCGGAGTGCGCACCCCTCGGACTTCAGGCGGCCCGCCGCATCGTCGTAGAGGACGTTCTTCTCGTCCTCCAGAGGCCCGGGCCGGGCGCCGAGCGCCTCGAGGCGCCCTTCCAGCCTCTCGCGGTCCGCGACCCGGAACTTCGTCTCGATTTCCCGCGGACCGCGCATGACATCAGAGTATCGCGGCGGCACAATACGCGCGTGCCGCGCTATCGCCTCGCGGGTGTCCGTGCGCGCACCCCGAGTATCGTCAACCTCGCGACGGTCGCGCGGCTCCTCGGCATTCCCCGGGACGGCCTCTCCGACTTCGCCCTCGTGCGCCGCTCGCTCGACGCGCGCCAGAAGCCCGTCCTTTTCTGGGAGATCGCCGTCGAGTTCACGTCGGCGACGGACCTCGACCTGACGCCCGGAGCCCCGCTGCGCCTGGGCCCGGCCGAGCCGCTGCCCGCTCCGGGGCTGCTCCTGCCCGAGATCGACACGAAGGCGAAGGTCGTGATCGTGGGAACGGGCCCGGCGGGCCTCTTCGCCGCGCTCGCGCTCGTGGACGCGAACGTCCCCGTCACGATCCTCGAACGCGGCGACCCGGCCGAGGACCGCTACCGCAAGGTCATGAAGTTCTGGACGTCGGGCGTCTTCGACCCCGAGTCGAACGTGCAGTTCGGGGAGGGGGGCGCCGGAACGTTCTCGGACGGCAAGCTCACGTGCGGAAAGCGCCACGACAAGATCAAGGTCATCCTCGAGACGTTCCACCGCTTCGGGGCGCCCGCCTCGATCCTCGTGGACGCCAAGCCGCACATCGGCACGGACCGCCTCGTCGTCGTCCTGCGCAACGTGCGAAAGCACCTCCTCGAGCACGGGGCGACGCTGCGTTATCGCGCGAAGGTCACCGACATGAGGACCCGGCCGGACGGGGCGCTCGCGGGCCTGACGCTCGAGTCCGGCGAGGACGTTCCGGCCGACGTCGCGATCTTCGCGCTCGGCCACTCGGCGCGCGACACGATGGACATGCTGAACGCCCGCGGCGTCGCCATGACGCGCAAGCACTTCGCGATGGGAGTGAGGATCGAGCATCCGCAGGACGCCGTCGACCTCATCCAGTAC
This Acidobacteriota bacterium DNA region includes the following protein-coding sequences:
- a CDS encoding helix-hairpin-helix domain-containing protein, with translation MSLRPIVRALVVPVLGLSLSGIAAHPALAEGEGPAPAAHKVVNINQASADEIARLPRVGPKLAGRIVEHRSQHGAFKRPEDLMQVKGVGEKFFTTLKPYIAVSGATTLAEKVSSKGTRGGSKSAKTTSAGTKKPAKTKA
- a CDS encoding NTP transferase domain-containing protein; protein product: MIAFVLAAGFGTRFRPATLATPKPLLPLNGRPILFHVFDHLLGQGADRFVVNAHHLGPALRAAVGDAYAGVPVDWSFEEKILGTAGGIRLAFARGLLGEHFLVANGDVLTTLPLGRLLAARHEPGVVSALAVLPNENPQRDTPLWADARGRLAAVGGPRPDGATGPWLFTGLQAATDALALRIPEGFAELAKDVLAPSAAGRDGAFALVPYSASDGLWFDLGTPERLAAAEASFRPR
- a CDS encoding class IV adenylate cyclase; this encodes MRGPREIETKFRVADRERLEGRLEALGARPGPLEDEKNVLYDDAAGRLKSEGCALRLRTVDRLGLLTFKGPPKISRGIKNRLEWESRVESPEAVAAILEALGVQPSFRYEKRRTPWTFVDPSRPLVVVDETPLGLFAEIEGTEAAVRAMAGELGVAEADFIAESYVALWLAAREKDPSLPEDMVFT